CTCTGGTTCAACTAAGTTCGTTGTGATAGTGGTGCGTCAGGGTGACGTACAGGCCGCGGCGCAGCTCCATGGGCACATCGTTGTAGGTGTAGGCCACACGCTCTACGCTCAGCAAAGGCGCCGTGTTGGCTACCTTGAGCAGGCGGGCCTGTTCGGCATCGGGGTGCACGGCGCGGATCTTTTCGTCGGCCCGCACCATGTGTACATTGAATTCGGTTTCAAACAGCGCGTACATCGCGCCCTGGTAGCCCGCCAGGCGCTCCGCGGTCAGTCCCTTGAAGGGACCACCGGGCAACCACAGGTCTTCCAAAATGGTGGGAATGAATACGCCGTTGGGTCGGCCGTCCTGGAACGACAGCACCCGGCGCACCTGCAATACCGCGTCGCCAGGCCGCAGGCCCAGGGCCCGGGCTACATCGGCACTGGCGCGCTGGCGTTTGCAGTCGATGATGTCGCGCTGGGCCGGGCCTTCGTCGGCGGCGCTGCCCACGTCGGGCGTGAGCTTGAGGAAACGGTAAGGCACGTGCTGGGCGGCGTGGGTGGCTACAAAAGTGCCCTTGCCCTGGCGGCGCACCAGCAGGTTGTCGGCCGCCAGCGCGTCAACGGCCTTGCGCACCGTGCCTTGGCTGACCCGAAACCGCACGGCCAGGTCCATTTCGCTGGGAATGGCTTCGCTGGGTTTCCACTCTCCCGACTGCAGGCTCTGCAAAATCAGGCCCTTGATCTGCTGGTACAGCGGGCTGAACGCTGGCGTCGTCGATGCGGCAGCCCCACCGGACTCGGCGCCAACGTGCAGGGAATCAACAGGGGAGGGGGCAATGTGGGCCATGGACAAATCGTAAAAACAACACCAAACGCTACAACTTGAAACCTGGCGAATCATATCTTATATAAGACATAAGACAAACTGGCGCGTACGGGTTTTCGAGAGTAAACTCTGCGCTGATTTCCGGTGTCCAAGCGCTGGCTTGGCACACGTCAACCTCCTTTTTCACAACTTCCTGGAGTTTTCTTATGAGCAAAAAGCCTGTTCGCGTTGCCGTTACCGGTGCTGCTGGTCAAATTGGTTACGCCATCCTGTTCCGTATCGCCTCCGGCGAAATGCTGGGCAAAGACCAGCCGGTGATTCTGCAATTGCTCGAAGTGCCGATGGAAAAGCCCCAGCAAGCCTTGCAGGGCGTGATGATGGAACTGCAAGACTGTGCCTTCCCGCTGTTGGTCGGTATGGAAGCCCATGGCGACCCGATGACCGCTTTCAAAGACGTGGACTACGCACTGTTGATCGGTTCGCGCCCCCGTGGCCCCGGCATGGAACGCGCCGAACTGCTGGCCGTGAATGCCGAGATTTTCACCGCCCAAGGCAAGGCCCTGAACGCTGTGGCCAGCCGCAACGTCAAGGTGCTGGTGGTCGGCAACCCAGCCAACACCAACGCCTACATCGCTATGAAGAGCGCGCCAGATCTGCCACGCAAGAACTTCACTGCCATGCTGCGCCTGGACCACAACCGTGCCTTGAGCCAGATCGCTGCCAAGACCGGCAAGGCCGTGGCCGACATTGAAAAGCTCACTGTCTGGGGCAACCACTCGCCCACGATGTACGCCGACTACCGTTTCGCCACCATCAACGGCGAAAGCGTCAAGACCATGATCAATGACCAGGAATGGAACGCCAACACCTTCCTGCCCACCGTGGGCAAGCGTGGCGCAGCCATCATCGCGGCACGCGGCGTGTCGTCGGCTGCTTCGGCTGCCAATGCGGCCATCGACCACATGCGCGACTGGGCTCTGGGCACCAACGGCAAGTGGGTCACCATGGGTATCCCTTCGGACGGCCAGTACGGCATCCCCGCTGACACCATGTTCGGCTTTGCCGTGACCTGCGAAGGCGGCGAATACAAGGTGGTGGAAGGCCTGGAAGTTGATGCATTCAGCCAGGAGCGCATCAACATCACGCTCAAAGAGCTGCAAGACGAGCAAGCTGGCGTTGCCCACCTCCTCTAAGCTGTAGCTATGCAGCATCCCCGCCAAGTTCTGCTGGGTGCCCAGGCCGCGCAGGGTTTCCTGCCGGTTTGTGACCACTACAGTGGCGTGGAAGCGCGGATGCGCAAAAGCCTGCAATTGCAGGCCGAAATGACCGAAGAGTTCGGGGCCTGCGTGTTCGACGTGACCCTGGATTGCGAAGACGGCGCACCCGTTGGCGGCGAGGCCGAGCACGCCGCCATGGTGGTGGCCCTGGCATTGGCCGCGGCACCCGAGGCGCGCGTCGCGGTGCGGGTGCATGCGGTAGACCACCCGGCTTTCGAGCAGGACATGGCCACCATCGCCGCCCAGGCAGGCCACCGGCTGACCCACATCATGGTGCCGAAGGTCGAATCGGTCCGCGATGTCGTTCAGGTCGAAAAGGCACTCCAGCGCGCATCTGCCTTGCATTTACCGCTACATGTTTTGATTGAATCGCCTGCCGCTGTGCAGCGTGCGTTCGAAATTGCCGCCCAGCCTCGGGTGCAGTCCCTGAGCTTTGGGCTGATGGATTTTGTGTCCAGCCACGGTGGGGCCATTCCGGGCGATGCCATGGGTGCGGCGGGCCAGTTCACCCACCCGCTGGTGGTTCGCGCCAAGTTGGAAATTGCGTCCGCCTGCCACGCGCACGGCAAGGTGCCCTCCCATTGCGTAGTGACCGAGTTTGCCGATGCCCAGGCCATGCAGGCAGCTGCCGAGCGCGCCGCCCGCACCCTGGGTTTCACCCGCATGTGGAGCATCCACCCCAGCCAGATCCGGCCCATCCTGGCCGCGTTTGCGCCCTTGGAATCCGAGGTGGATGCTGCTGTCCGTATCATCACTGCTGCCGTGGCCGCCCAGTGGGCCCCGATATCCGTTGCCGGTCAGCTGCACGACCGTGCCAGCTACCGCTATTTTTGGCAGGTGCTGGAGCGCGCCCACCAGACCGGGCGTGCCTTGCCGTCCGAGGTGGCCGCCTATTTCAAGCCGCCTGCCCCCATCCTCACTACCGAAATTGTATGAAAC
This sequence is a window from Rhodoferax sp. WC2427. Protein-coding genes within it:
- a CDS encoding GntR family transcriptional regulator; translation: MAHIAPSPVDSLHVGAESGGAAASTTPAFSPLYQQIKGLILQSLQSGEWKPSEAIPSEMDLAVRFRVSQGTVRKAVDALAADNLLVRRQGKGTFVATHAAQHVPYRFLKLTPDVGSAADEGPAQRDIIDCKRQRASADVARALGLRPGDAVLQVRRVLSFQDGRPNGVFIPTILEDLWLPGGPFKGLTAERLAGYQGAMYALFETEFNVHMVRADEKIRAVHPDAEQARLLKVANTAPLLSVERVAYTYNDVPMELRRGLYVTLTHHYHNELS
- a CDS encoding malate dehydrogenase, with the translated sequence MSKKPVRVAVTGAAGQIGYAILFRIASGEMLGKDQPVILQLLEVPMEKPQQALQGVMMELQDCAFPLLVGMEAHGDPMTAFKDVDYALLIGSRPRGPGMERAELLAVNAEIFTAQGKALNAVASRNVKVLVVGNPANTNAYIAMKSAPDLPRKNFTAMLRLDHNRALSQIAAKTGKAVADIEKLTVWGNHSPTMYADYRFATINGESVKTMINDQEWNANTFLPTVGKRGAAIIAARGVSSAASAANAAIDHMRDWALGTNGKWVTMGIPSDGQYGIPADTMFGFAVTCEGGEYKVVEGLEVDAFSQERINITLKELQDEQAGVAHLL
- a CDS encoding CoA ester lyase translates to MQHPRQVLLGAQAAQGFLPVCDHYSGVEARMRKSLQLQAEMTEEFGACVFDVTLDCEDGAPVGGEAEHAAMVVALALAAAPEARVAVRVHAVDHPAFEQDMATIAAQAGHRLTHIMVPKVESVRDVVQVEKALQRASALHLPLHVLIESPAAVQRAFEIAAQPRVQSLSFGLMDFVSSHGGAIPGDAMGAAGQFTHPLVVRAKLEIASACHAHGKVPSHCVVTEFADAQAMQAAAERAARTLGFTRMWSIHPSQIRPILAAFAPLESEVDAAVRIITAAVAAQWAPISVAGQLHDRASYRYFWQVLERAHQTGRALPSEVAAYFKPPAPILTTEIV